From the Thunnus albacares chromosome 24, fThuAlb1.1, whole genome shotgun sequence genome, one window contains:
- the LOC122976480 gene encoding cyclin-T2-like isoform X1, with the protein MAVHRGPSTKWLFTREQLENTPSRRGGIEADRELSYRQQAANLIQDIGQRLNVSQLIINTAIVYMHRFYMIHSFTKFHRNIISQTTLFLAAKVEEQPRKLEHVIKIAHACINPQEPALDTKSNAFQQQAQELVALETIVLQTLGFEITIDHPHTDVVRCSQLVRASKDLAQTSYFMATNSLHLTTFCLQYRPTVVACVCIHLACKWSNWEIPVSTDGKHWWEYVDRTVTLQLLDELTHEFLQILEKTPSRLKRIRNWRAIQAAKKPKTDGSTVDSPFQGTSLDSLPGVNNSFFPSTSASDSAEMPSLNAIAAPFASYQPMSDPSKSCDYDPFSQPAHSDFTVVKHEHKSAGSSSSKHQQLGANAAAFSRPQKVLTLEKYREKHAAELALQNGVKEEQSTDMYVPPPALSSHHHKKRSQSQQANQSGDSRREKSSSKKPRLPPSFSENGSATSEELKMRIKVSSERHGGSEQGGALPGKDKHKEHSSHRHSKHGHSHAYSLSGNSRGTIDNASLSIRAPSSHCNDGSSSSSSRKRPHSDAGNHNHHHHSSKSSRSSKGGISSSHYASESGQRMMEHHGHDGTNGMLTSNGQHTDYKDTFDMLDSLLSAQGMNL; encoded by the exons ATGGCGGTGCACCGGGGACCCTCCACGAAATGGCTCTTCACCCGGGAGCAGCTCGAAAACACGCCGTCTCGACGCGGCGGGATAGAGGCTGACAGGGAGCTTTCTTACCGGCAACAGGCCGCCAACTTAATCCAAGATATCGGCCAGAGACTCAACGT CTCTCAACTGATAATCAACACTGCTATAGTATATATGCACAGGTTTTATATGATTCACTCCTTCACCAAATTCCATAGAAAT ATCATTTCCCAAACTACATTGTTCCTGGCAGCTAAAGTTGAGGAGCAGCCCAGGAAGCTGGAGCATGTCATTAAAATAGCCCATGCCTGCATTAACCCTCAAGAGCCTGCCCTAGACACTAAGAGCAAT GCATTCCAACAGCAGGCACAAGAGCTTGTAGCACTGGAAACAATAGTGCTGCAAACGCTTG GTTTTGAAATAACAATTGATCATCCACACACAGATGTTGTGAGGTGTTCCCAGCTAGTGCGAG CAAGCAAGGATTTGGCACAGACTTCCTATTTCATGGCTACCAACAG TTTGCACCTCACCACCTTCTGCCTGCAGTACAGGCCCACAGTTGTcgcgtgtgtgtgcatccacCTGGCCTGCAAGTGGTCCAACTGGGAGATCCCCGTTTCTACAGATGGCAAGCACTGGTGGGAGTACGTGGACCGCACCGTAACGTTACAGCTGCTGGATG AGCTCACACATGAGTTTCTTCAGATCCTGGAGAAGACGCCCAGCAGGCTGAAGAGGATACGAAACTGGAGA GCCATTCAAGCAGCAAAGAAGCCAAAGACAGACGGCTCGACAGTGGACAGCCCCTTCCAGGGGACGTCCTTAGACAGCCTTCCTGGTGTCAACAACTCCTTCTTCCCCTCCACCTCAGCGTCAGACTCTGCAGAGATGCCCTCTCTGAACGCCATCGCAGCCCCTTTCGCCTCCTACCAGCCCATGAGTGACCCGTCAAAGAGCTGTGACTATGACCCGTTCTCCCAGCCCGCCCATTCAGACTTCACAGTGGTGAAACACGAACACAAATCAGCCGGGAGCTCCAGTAGTAAACACCAGCAGCTCGGCGCGAACGCCGCAGCTTTTTCACGGCCGCAGAAAGTCTTGACTCTGGAAaagtacagagagaaacacGCAGCGGAGCTGGCTTTGCAGAACGGCGTGAAGGAGGAGCAGAGCACAGACATGTACGTGCCTCCTCCGGCTCTCTCCTCTCACCACCACAAGAAACGCTCGCAGTCACAGCAGGCCAACCAGTCGGGtgacagcaggagagaaaaatCCAGCTCTAAAAAGCCTCGGCTGCCTCCTTCCTTCTCCGAGAACGGCTCCGCCACCAGCGAGGAGCTCAAGATGAGAATCAAAGTTTCGTCAGAGCGTCACGGAGGTTCAGAGCAGGGCGGGGCTCTGCCTGGAAAAGACAAGCACAAAGAGCACAGCAGCCACCGTCACTCTAAACACGGCCACTCGCACGCTTATTCCCTCAGCGGAAACAGCAGAGGGACAATAGACAACGCCTCCTTATCTATAAGAGCTCCCAGCAGCCACTGCAACGACGGTAGCTCCTCCAGCTCGTCTCGTAAGAGGCCTCACTCTGACGCCGGAaaccacaaccaccaccaccactcgTCCAAGAGCAGCAGGAGCTCCAAAGGGGGCATCAGCTCGTCCCACTACGCATCAGAGAGCGGCCAGAGGATGATGGAGCACCACGGCCACGACGGAACCAACGGCATGCTGACGTCTAACGGCCAACACACTGATTACAAAGACACTTTTGACATGCTGGACTCTTTACTAAGTGCCCAAGGAATGAACTTGTAA
- the LOC122976480 gene encoding cyclin-T2-like isoform X2, producing the protein MPSLNAIAAPFASYQPMSDPSKSCDYDPFSQPAHSDFTVVKHEHKSAGSSSSKHQQLGANAAAFSRPQKVLTLEKYREKHAAELALQNGVKEEQSTDMYVPPPALSSHHHKKRSQSQQANQSGDSRREKSSSKKPRLPPSFSENGSATSEELKMRIKVSSERHGGSEQGGALPGKDKHKEHSSHRHSKHGHSHAYSLSGNSRGTIDNASLSIRAPSSHCNDGSSSSSSRKRPHSDAGNHNHHHHSSKSSRSSKGGISSSHYASESGQRMMEHHGHDGTNGMLTSNGQHTDYKDTFDMLDSLLSAQGMNL; encoded by the coding sequence ATGCCCTCTCTGAACGCCATCGCAGCCCCTTTCGCCTCCTACCAGCCCATGAGTGACCCGTCAAAGAGCTGTGACTATGACCCGTTCTCCCAGCCCGCCCATTCAGACTTCACAGTGGTGAAACACGAACACAAATCAGCCGGGAGCTCCAGTAGTAAACACCAGCAGCTCGGCGCGAACGCCGCAGCTTTTTCACGGCCGCAGAAAGTCTTGACTCTGGAAaagtacagagagaaacacGCAGCGGAGCTGGCTTTGCAGAACGGCGTGAAGGAGGAGCAGAGCACAGACATGTACGTGCCTCCTCCGGCTCTCTCCTCTCACCACCACAAGAAACGCTCGCAGTCACAGCAGGCCAACCAGTCGGGtgacagcaggagagaaaaatCCAGCTCTAAAAAGCCTCGGCTGCCTCCTTCCTTCTCCGAGAACGGCTCCGCCACCAGCGAGGAGCTCAAGATGAGAATCAAAGTTTCGTCAGAGCGTCACGGAGGTTCAGAGCAGGGCGGGGCTCTGCCTGGAAAAGACAAGCACAAAGAGCACAGCAGCCACCGTCACTCTAAACACGGCCACTCGCACGCTTATTCCCTCAGCGGAAACAGCAGAGGGACAATAGACAACGCCTCCTTATCTATAAGAGCTCCCAGCAGCCACTGCAACGACGGTAGCTCCTCCAGCTCGTCTCGTAAGAGGCCTCACTCTGACGCCGGAaaccacaaccaccaccaccactcgTCCAAGAGCAGCAGGAGCTCCAAAGGGGGCATCAGCTCGTCCCACTACGCATCAGAGAGCGGCCAGAGGATGATGGAGCACCACGGCCACGACGGAACCAACGGCATGCTGACGTCTAACGGCCAACACACTGATTACAAAGACACTTTTGACATGCTGGACTCTTTACTAAGTGCCCAAGGAATGAACTTGTAA